One window from the genome of Bacillus weihaiensis encodes:
- the rimI gene encoding ribosomal protein S18-alanine N-acetyltransferase: METAYTIRKMEKSDLDQVHEIEQLSFTVPWSKESLLYEIEQNLFAKYMVVELEGKVVGYCGVWVIMEDAQITNIAVHPDFRGMKIGEALLTFAIQLSKEMNAKRLSLEVRVTNYIAQSLYKKVGFTVGGIRKRYYTDNQEDALVMWVNVQ, from the coding sequence GTGGAAACAGCGTATACAATTCGCAAAATGGAAAAGTCAGATCTTGATCAGGTACATGAAATTGAGCAATTATCCTTCACGGTACCATGGTCAAAAGAATCTTTGTTATATGAAATCGAACAAAATCTATTCGCTAAATACATGGTTGTTGAATTAGAAGGAAAAGTCGTCGGCTATTGTGGGGTTTGGGTCATCATGGAGGATGCTCAAATCACAAATATTGCTGTTCACCCTGATTTTCGAGGAATGAAAATTGGAGAAGCACTTCTTACCTTTGCCATCCAACTAAGTAAAGAAATGAACGCAAAGCGGTTGTCCCTAGAGGTTCGTGTTACAAATTATATCGCGCAATCTCTCTATAAAAAGGTCGGCTTTACTGTGGGAGGAATACGTAAGCGATATTATACAGATAATCAAGAAGATGCTTTAGTAATGTGGGTGAATGTACAATGA
- the tsaB gene encoding tRNA (adenosine(37)-N6)-threonylcarbamoyltransferase complex dimerization subunit type 1 TsaB has protein sequence MNVLAIDTTNHVLGVALVNNDGTVIGEYITYLKKNHSVRAMPAIEKLMADCDVKPDQLGKIVIATGPGSYTGVRIGVSIAKTMAWALNIPIVGVSSLEGLAASGRYFDGFVCPIFDARRGQVYTGLYQYNEDELECVEEDQNLLFSEWLTNLKARNQPVLFVGQDVNLHKELIVSLLGDLACFGPETMHNPRPSELATLGIKKEATDVHSLVPNYIRLAEAEAKWLEQQK, from the coding sequence ATGAACGTATTAGCGATTGATACAACGAATCATGTATTAGGTGTGGCATTAGTTAATAATGACGGTACTGTAATAGGTGAGTATATAACATATTTGAAGAAAAACCATTCCGTTCGTGCAATGCCTGCGATTGAGAAATTGATGGCAGATTGTGATGTAAAGCCTGATCAGCTTGGGAAAATCGTGATTGCAACAGGACCTGGATCTTATACCGGTGTTAGAATTGGCGTATCAATTGCTAAAACAATGGCTTGGGCGTTAAATATACCAATAGTCGGAGTTTCTAGTCTAGAGGGGCTTGCAGCTAGTGGGCGTTATTTTGATGGGTTTGTATGTCCAATTTTTGACGCAAGAAGAGGACAAGTGTATACAGGCTTATATCAATATAATGAAGATGAACTGGAATGTGTGGAAGAGGATCAAAATCTATTGTTTTCTGAATGGTTAACGAATCTTAAAGCTCGTAATCAACCTGTTTTATTTGTCGGTCAAGATGTAAACCTTCATAAAGAGCTTATCGTCTCCCTTTTAGGAGACCTAGCTTGTTTTGGACCAGAGACGATGCATAATCCAAGACCAAGTGAGTTAGCCACACTTGGTATAAAGAAGGAAGCAACAGATGTACATAGTCTTGTCCCTAATTATATTCGACTTGCTGAGGCAGAGGCAAAATGGCTAGAACAGCAGAAATAA
- the tsaE gene encoding tRNA (adenosine(37)-N6)-threonylcarbamoyltransferase complex ATPase subunit type 1 TsaE, with translation MKEYEFISKTSETTSLLAIKLAEKLGEGDVVTLEGDLGAGKTTFTKGLAKGLGIQRNVNSPTFTIIKEYSDGRLPLYHMDVYRVEDADEDLGFEEYFHGNGVTVVEWAHLIDDQLPTERLDIKIFYMDETTRRIVMTPIGTQYMELCKELHNERISD, from the coding sequence ATGAAGGAATATGAATTCATTTCAAAGACATCGGAAACAACATCCTTACTTGCGATAAAGCTCGCAGAAAAACTAGGTGAAGGTGATGTCGTTACATTAGAGGGTGACTTAGGTGCGGGGAAAACGACCTTTACGAAAGGGTTAGCGAAGGGGCTAGGTATTCAAAGAAATGTGAATAGTCCTACGTTCACAATTATTAAAGAATATTCCGATGGTCGTTTACCTTTATATCATATGGATGTATACCGAGTTGAAGATGCGGATGAGGATTTAGGGTTTGAAGAATATTTTCATGGGAATGGTGTGACAGTGGTTGAGTGGGCTCATTTAATAGACGATCAACTTCCTACTGAACGACTAGACATAAAAATCTTCTATATGGATGAAACGACAAGAAGGATCGTCATGACACCAATCGGAACACAATATATGGAGTTATGTAAGGAGTTACACAATGAACGTATTAGCGATTGA
- the thiL gene encoding thiamine-phosphate kinase, translated as MDEFDFISKVKPNKTFQHNIVTGIGDDAAIYKATKNYNQVVCVDTMVEGIHFLKELSSPTDIGYKALAVNVSDIAAMGAIPRYYLVSIAIPPYWKEEDLLSIYNGMEELAKKYEMDLIGGDTVSIADKLVITVTVIGEVEEHVQALRSCAKPGDIVFVTGPLGDSAAGLDILLGKCDVICDPLHKEYLISRHKRPTPRVEVGRFISLLDRVALNDISDGLASELNELAESSHVGIVIQERLLPVSPALKSVEGQYDLSKWILFGGEDFELVGATSEEEWEKVKKLCHESDLFIEQIGTVTDEFQEVRLKRTTNEILKLKKSGFNHFRK; from the coding sequence ATGGACGAATTTGATTTTATCAGTAAAGTAAAGCCGAATAAAACTTTTCAACATAACATTGTGACTGGAATTGGTGATGACGCTGCCATTTATAAAGCAACAAAAAACTATAATCAGGTCGTTTGTGTTGATACAATGGTTGAAGGTATTCACTTTTTGAAGGAGCTATCATCTCCGACTGACATTGGGTATAAAGCGTTGGCTGTAAATGTTAGTGATATAGCAGCAATGGGGGCTATTCCACGTTATTACCTTGTATCCATTGCCATTCCACCTTACTGGAAAGAGGAAGACCTTCTTTCTATTTATAATGGAATGGAAGAGCTTGCTAAGAAGTATGAAATGGATTTAATCGGTGGGGATACAGTATCAATTGCAGATAAGCTAGTTATCACTGTAACTGTTATTGGAGAAGTTGAAGAACATGTGCAAGCATTGCGTAGTTGCGCAAAACCTGGAGATATAGTCTTTGTAACAGGTCCTTTAGGAGATTCGGCAGCAGGACTCGATATTCTATTAGGGAAATGTGACGTTATTTGTGATCCACTACATAAAGAATATTTGATTTCACGTCATAAAAGGCCTACACCAAGAGTAGAGGTCGGGCGATTCATTAGTCTCTTAGATCGTGTTGCATTAAATGATATTAGTGATGGATTAGCTAGTGAATTAAACGAACTTGCTGAATCAAGTCATGTGGGGATTGTCATTCAAGAAAGATTACTTCCAGTTAGTCCTGCACTAAAGTCGGTAGAAGGTCAGTATGATCTATCTAAATGGATTCTTTTTGGTGGAGAAGATTTTGAGCTAGTAGGCGCAACTTCTGAAGAAGAGTGGGAAAAGGTGAAAAAGCTTTGTCATGAGAGCGATCTGTTTATTGAACAGATTGGGACTGTGACAGACGAATTTCAAGAAGTAAGATTGAAGCGTACAACAAATGAAATACTGAAACTTAAGAAATCAGGTTTTAATCATTTTAGAAAATAA
- a CDS encoding SprT family protein, giving the protein MDNEQLQELVEAISLEFFQKVFRHKATFNKRLRTTGGRYMLASHNIDINPKYYEEHGLDEMIGIIKHELCHYHLHIEGRGYKHGDREFKELLTKVGAPRFCTPLYSKETKPRVTLVYKCKECGQLYYRKRKVDTTRMVCGKCAGKIYLFKKG; this is encoded by the coding sequence ATGGATAATGAACAATTACAGGAGCTAGTAGAAGCAATTTCTCTAGAATTTTTTCAAAAGGTATTTAGGCATAAAGCGACGTTTAATAAAAGACTGAGAACGACTGGTGGGCGCTATATGCTTGCTAGCCATAATATTGATATAAACCCTAAATATTACGAAGAACATGGCTTGGATGAAATGATAGGGATTATAAAACATGAACTTTGTCATTATCATCTGCATATAGAAGGTAGGGGATATAAGCATGGTGATCGTGAGTTTAAAGAGTTATTAACTAAAGTGGGGGCTCCAAGGTTTTGTACACCTTTATATAGTAAAGAAACGAAACCTAGAGTAACACTTGTGTATAAGTGTAAGGAATGTGGACAGCTTTATTATAGGAAGAGGAAAGTTGATACGACGCGTATGGTTTGTGGGAAATGCGCTGGGAAAATATATCTTTTTAAAAAGGGTTGA
- the cmpA gene encoding cortex morphogenetic protein CmpA, with protein MPSWLQNQMQRAFYEKNRYQIKLLNQCWFFYREKEAN; from the coding sequence ATGCCATCATGGCTACAAAATCAAATGCAGCGCGCTTTTTATGAAAAAAACCGTTATCAGATAAAATTACTTAATCAATGCTGGTTTTTCTATCGAGAAAAGGAAGCGAATTAA